The window GAAGTAATTATTTGCCTGTGGCAACACTgcagttattaattatttcaagaCTGTGGGTTTGTGGTGAATGCTGTTGAATAGCTGTTTGTCCTCTAGTCTATGTGTGTAAAATTAGGGATGATTCTACACTGATTTTAGActgtgttaaaattatataacaaacgTCCCAGAGAGATGGATTATTTGTATATTGTtactacaaacaaacttctttttttttttactttctatgaACTTTAAGAGGTCAATCAggtttaataaagtaataacgaACAGTTATTTACGTTCTCTATGTATACTGAAcacaattacattttataattttttttgttgcaGATAGAAATATAGTATAGTAAAAATAGGTTTCTTAGGTTTAGTAAGAAGTTAGAAATGTCTGTATGCATAAAGAAATCTTGTTagagtatatattttaattttctatctctATTTTAGTATACAGTAAACTGAGAGTGGCCTTTATCTTTAAGAGCAGGTCCCACAAAATGTGATATTGGGAAAGTCAGTCAAGGTTGACATTAAACCCAACAGCCTGACAGTAAGGGTTTTAAATGAAGAAGGATGGACAACTGAGTTAGATGGTGAATTGTCTTTCAGGATAAATGTAGAGGATTCAGTGTGGACCTTATTTCCTGGAGAACATGTTCATGTAAGTACATGTAGAAAAGTACCCCACTAACTTCTGTTTCAGAAGTTTGTATATAGTTAGTGTTTTTATGTTGAAAGTTTTCTGAAAGTTAAGACATCTAATGTAGTTGTCATGAACCtaagtaattttatgtatattaagTTCTGCTAATCCACTGGAAGTTGACTGGAGTCCTTGTTAGAACATGAATTAACTACCTTGTTTGAATATAAAGATATGAACATTTCCactgttattaaatttaatatcatgATCTACCAAACAGTGCAAATATTATCTTTGTAAGGTATTAGAACTGTGGCATTTTAGTCTGGTGGAACAGACAATTTTAAgagaatgtaaaatatattccACTGGAAAGttgattgtaatattaaatttcacTATTTCAGTGTTTTCCAAGAGAAAGGTGTTCAGATTTTACTAGGTTGCCTGAGTTTGTTGTAAGCTAGGATTGCAGTGTTGTTAAAATGCACTCTGTCTGCCTGTTTCTCCAGAACTAACTTCTTATGTACAGAATATTTTGAGAACTTGTCAGAGGTCTTTTAGAGTAAGGCCCAGGGTGTATATTGTGAATGTCTAGAACTGACAAGGTTTCGGTCATGCTCCAGTGGCTATGTggatgtatcaggtcatcccttaagtaatgtttgattttaggttaagaaaaagagaaaggatttcaattgattttaatgttatttaatcaacagtGTACcctccattattattaattactttctgccaatgattcacaagcttctgaatgctacttctataaaatttttggggtttggaggaaaagaatctatagagggtagttttgacatctttatgtgtttcaagctcttttccatcaagatagttctgtaaacttcagtatagatgataatcagatggggcaaggtctggagaataaggaggatgtggaagtttttcccagtctagctcttcaatctttgcagatgtgatccttgttgtatggggctgtgcattatcctggttcCAAGCCATTGCAGTTGATGATGAACTGTTGAAtttgttgaattaagcttctgtgttagttcttcaactgttacagcacaatcttcatcaagtgcagccagcagcaagtcgtcattaaactcaacagaaagatctgaacgtggtgcatcacttgaGCTCtagtcacctgatttgaacttctgaaaccaccttcaacattttctttcattgagagactccacaccttgaatgtttcatgtagtttctgctgtattattaccttttttaaactcCTAAGGAATTATGTGCCTAATGTCCTCCTCAGAAACATCCATCttaataagggtttatttgattaatgatctgaaaaagtgtagttaggttaatttcttttatttgtctgaacatttttatgcacATCCTACTATgcattttagttattaaagccttctacaaagacaaaacccacccagtgtgggttctgatgacagcactccaccacagaccacctaattcgacttgaaacatcaatcagagaagcctttcgcaaacgccaacatcttgtgtcaatattctttgacattgccaaggcttatgacacaacatggaggtatggcattttgcaagacctccatacatatgggttacgtggccatttacccatgtttattaaaatttttaatggacaggagatttcaagttcatgtgggttcgacactttaccgttcttttgtacaggaacttggagtccctcagggctgtgttatgagtgtcacacttttcagaatattgcgaatgggctgtatgtcaacgactttcacatttcatgtcagtcgtcgaacatgagatatattgagcggcaactacaaactgccctcgatTGTGTGCTGAAGTGGACTAaggtgaacggctttaatttctctctctctaaaaccgtttgcatgcacttttgctgccaacagggtattcaccctgatcctgaacttcatatcgatgaagtttcgctgccagtggtccctgagaccaagttcttggggcttatctttgactgtaagctgacctttataccacacttaaagcagcttcgggtcaaatgcacaagagcactgaacatcctctgtgtcctctctactaccagttggggagcagatcgatgttctatgttaaaggtatatcgtgctcttattcgatcaaaacttgactatggatcaatggtctatggctctgccagaccctcggacttaaagatgctgaaccccattcatcaccaaggacttcaactctgcaatggggctttctgcacctctccagttcaaagtttatacgttgaatctcatgaaccttttctgcaccttcgccgtttgcaactatcttgactatattcttcaaaactttgttccttaccaaagcatcccacctggggatgtgttttccttcctcagtgggccgtactttttcagaacagactgatctgccattgctccgtttggccttcgcatccaggtgcaattggatgaattgggtctgtccttggataacattgcagattccacaggtcagcccatcccaccatggcttattacagcccccaaatgtgacctttctttcagtcatctgaaaaaggcttatactccagattggaattactgtgttttatttaatgaacatctttcaaacgatcattccattcccatttatacagatggttccaaatcaggtaattcagtgggctctgctatggtttgctgcagttcagtggttgcgcacagaatcccctctacagcttctgtgttcactgctggactgtatgccatatctcttgccctggatcatattgaagctgagcagtactcaaactgcactatttatactgactcacttagttctatactggccctggaatcgcaacacgttggctcacaccctgttctcactgatattcaaaaccgactggcccatttctcattaactgctacttctatccagtttttctggataccaggccattttggtattcgtgggaacaagcttgcagacacggcagctaaatctatctgctcaggcactatcaccactgtgcctattccatacatggactatggtcttgtattcaaggctcagctccatgctagctggcagtccacttggagtgagcaacacgacaacaagctttttcacataaaaccctttattgggctttggccatctagcttccgtaaggttcgaaaggaggaagttgttctaactagactacacattggtcacagttttttaactcatcgtttccttttatctggaactgatgcaccagtgtgtagtttgtgtaacactcaaatcattataagccacattttactttcttgccatcattacgattctcaatgatggcactattttaaaaatgttttttcccagggtttatctgtaacattggacagtgttattggtgattgtgacactgtccaccttgataaagtttttagttttttaatggccattaatctttttaatctcatttaagtgttgaatatttattcattacacctttttaattgtggttccctttttacagtttcattctctctagttcaatttgacattggaaaatggccagaacattaaataactcgacaccaggactggaaaggccaacttcaggtgacttacgctgctgtttgaactatccgtttgaactactcgttagtcgtcctgacgagttgttattacacttttgctgcatgtcatttaacacttttatcactttaccttttagtactggccataatgacacataacccggaaccaggactggaaagaccaacttcaggtgactgacggtggttcttatacttacctgttagtcttcctggcaggttatgatcattactattctgctacaggaagtcctttacaactttgtagactggatgtcaacattggttttatgccattttatgttttaatttgctGGTTTtctttaccttcatttacttttacaaattttactccatttactttacttttacctttttactggacatttagctactcattattacgattttgctatatgtcttttaaaacttctattattttatattttgataatggctgctatgacacataacccggaaccaggactggaaaggccaacttcaggtgactgacggtggttcttgtacttacctgttagtcttcctggtgggttatgatcatgaccattttgctagagtaagtactttacatcttcttcttactctgctttctctcttaacattgtaaacttggtgtcaacattggttttatgctttttctgtttttcaatgatgtcttgttttaccttcatttccttttatgtattttactacatttactttatttttacctttttaacggacatttggcgcagatagcctagctactttgtgccatataacactaaatcaatcaatcaacaaagacaaaaatgatgatgcactttctgtattaaatttttggacattacttatgggatgacctgatattctGAATATCTGGAATTATCGAGGTTTTGGTTTACTTCCCAAGTATGTTTGTATTACTAGAAATTGTACCACAAAACAGGGCTCATAATTCACATGAATGTTATTTTGAGATAAAACAAAAGTTGGAACCTGAACACCTCttacaagaaataatttatattcaatatttaaaattttcagttcattttatctttttactaGAACCTATAGACAATGAAGCCAAATATATAGTATTTGTTACACTAAATGATTATTAATAAACCTAATTTTACTAGAATTGTTGGGAATGAGTGTTACTTAATTTGGTATAGACAGATTACACATGCTTAGAATTTGTTGTGACTTTGTACAGgtataaaatacaattatggTGTATTTAAGGTGTATTTCTGATTTCTCTGTTTTTAAGACATAAGGAAATTTCAaacacattaaacatttatttgtctctattgtgacatgaaaatatttaaaatactgtgcTTGGCAGCTTTGCATAACAAGCATACAAAGAGTGATATCATTATTGGCTTTCAGGTGAACTTGGAAAAGGTTCAGGAACGTTTTTGGGAGAGTCTGATGAAAGATGAGCCAAAAATTGATCTCAAAGAGATTGATAATAGTCAACCTATGGAAGACTTAGATGAAGAGACTCAAGCCAAGGTCAATGAACTCCTATACAATGAACGACAGAAACAATTAGGCTTGCCAACTTCTGAACAAAAGGTAAATAGAAATTAATTACAAGTTTTTAATCACCTCACAGCATTAATCAGAAGGTAGTTTGATTACAGCTGTGTTTCAAAGTAACTTTTTTATAATATGTGAAAGATTTAGGATTTCAGATAGttcttagtaaaaaaaaaagttttgaaaaaaatagaatattttctttGTGTAAAGGATTTAATTCTCTCACCTGGGTATCCTTTACTGCACATAACACAAAGTTTTAGTATCttacatttcaaatttattaaacttctttTTGTTTATGGTGTACTAATTAGCATAAAAATTTAGATAATGTCCATATTTTAAGAGTTTCTGAATTTTATGTTCTTAATTCtataaggtaatatttttaaaaattctaaatttcttcTGGTGTTACACATTTCCTCCAAGTATCTTCTCTATCTTATCTGTCACCCTttcaaaaagaacaaaattaaacataaattacttgcTATAAgattgtcattgctcagacaaaccataattttcagTCTTCAATTTCGTTttgttacagagctatcaaagaGAAAAACCAGACCCCTCTTGCTCCCACCTGTTACATCATccctttcaggatttgttaatagttctctcatacttttaattatgtattacctataaccaatagaaattcAATGTTtgcatctatcaaatgacatattgtttaacattgtgtATTGAAAAGTTAAATGTCAAGTTCAATCAGGGTACAAGATTTGTTCCTTTGTGAAATTTAATAGCCAGCTTGAATGAACTTTTAATGGTTCCtatcacatagttagaaagtcaGAATAGTTCTGAGAGTTAGGAGAAATTGTTCTTTGTTCCAAAAATTTGGAACTTTTTGTGTAGtctctaaaacctaaatacatttcaaatgtttgttttcagtaaaactttatattttgtctattattttTTCTACCCTAACTATATGAGGTCTGTCATTTTGAATGACCTTGTAATCACCATAAAAAACtaggaaacaaatattttattttgttctagaatgactacagatattaaaatgaaaacataaatgtttagtctaagtatcTTAAATCTcctaacattatacatttatatatatttattgtttttattatattaatcttcCAGTTGTGTCTGGCTAATATTAAAGAAGTTACGTTGATGTGATGCATGTTCACTCATTAATATTCACTCatgtatcaaataatataaaattaacctTCAGCCATTACAAAATGACCTGGCTTGGCTAtgctttagtggactagtatttggtaaaatacagtcacatttaaattaattatatatatatatgtatgtgtgtgtgtagattattactatttagaaataagttcttaaacatatttttattaaaacataaaacagtaaataattaagtACAACAAATGGTTGTATCTTGTAATTTCAACAACCTCTGGACTTGTTTGATGCTTACTTTAGGCTGCTAAACCTTTTCAGATTTGGCATGtagatgtgaaatgaaataatttgtttgggttttatacatacattaaataaatcaacaaacCCAAAATAACTGTATCAACACCATAGAAtgccactataatttatcaagcttagtaagtAACCTGTCTTTTgtctaaaaatatatgtaattttgagcagactaaagataaAAACCTTCCTGcttggtttgaaagaacaaaATGGCTTCTAATACTCcaaaaaatgtttgagaaaacgacaaggggacattctgagctttctattggttatttgCATGTTGTATGTCAAAGTAAGTGTATTTAAAGGACTATTTCCAAAAATGGGAAAAGGCAAAcaggaccactgtgtttgattcagtacataagcaatatctcaacaaatagaaaaaatatgaggttcttattttatatgctagcttgtcaatatcggtgatttgagttcctaattcatatgaAACTATAGTCTTTATATTTGGATATCACAAAAATCTATATTtgggtgtgttcttttaatatctGCTTTTAAATGAAGAGATTAACTAATATATATGACTAAAATTTGCATTGTAATCTACAATTCACacaaatttgtaaaatagtagttcaataaaattctgaatgcaagtcaactaacatgacatggcctttgacctgtgatcCATCACAATTAGATTAATTAATCTAACTGTTATCTGGTGATGATTTGATACTATTGGTTGCAacattataataattgaaatcaGAATCTACTTACTGTAAAAGTTGCTGTTCttgtattttttaacttatttaattattagGTTCTTCACTAGCTATGGTGAGTAGCATAGCAAGATAAATGTTAAGAGTATTAACATGATAATATgtcaattaaaataaacaaatagtcaCAGATAACAACTTGCACAATTTTATGTCTAGCTTAGGTCTTCATCTGTACACCAGCTCTTTTCATTCAAATTAAGTTGCTACTTTAAtgctattatttttttacaaactaatttttctgtttaaaagtttacaaagaactgaattataattttaatcatgTAGAAAATGGAAAACATCTTGAAAGAAGCATGGGATAAAGAAGGTTCTCCATTCAGAGGACAACCTTTTGATCCATCAACTGTGAATATTTCCAATCCAGGTGATTTGTTCAAGACATAAGAAAATGCTAGGTTTtcagtttacaaaaaaatatgttacattgttttattctgtGAAATCTGTGTATGACTTGAAAACCAAGGacacttacaaaaacaaattgcTTTAATAATATGGGGGGTAATAAGTTAAATTGTCAGTGTTTCCAATATTATATGTTCTATGTATTCACAAAATTGCTTGTGTTCTCTTTGTTTGTAGGAACTATTCCATCTTTAAAATGTACAGTTACAagtgtattaaaattgtttttattgaatgaaATGGTTTCTTTGTCAAGTCTCATAAAACTTTCTGTATATTTTGTGTGGTACTCTTGaattaaaactaactaaaattaaCATAGAGAATTAATTATATGTAACTCATTTCTATACCATTCcattatttgtaaaagtaaataaattatttagtagaTGACAGGTTATTATTTTACTGCTTTAAATAAACAGTTGATGTGTTATCTGAATGTGGCAACTCAAAGcagtaatgtttattaaacacttttacataAACCATAGTAACAATACCCTGCAGTCAGTCCAATCAGTGATTAGTAATTCATTACTAAACTTTTAATCTCAAAAATGATTCTTAAACAAGATCAAACATAGGCTGTTTACAAGTACAGGAATATTACACTGGttggtggatttttttttttttttttttttttataccatcCCAGAGGGTTTCTGATTCACCTGAAATTGAAGAATGGTGGAAGTGAGGTAGGTGTTGAAATGTATTAAATTgacattaaaattaatgttagcCAAATCTGAGTAATATTATTTCTGTCTTCCAATATACAATGTTTTCCAGATGGCTAGTTGTCATAATATTCAACCAGTAATAAATGAGTTTAAGGTAGGATGTTTGACTGTTCCAtgtggttatttatatataactgtgtACATTTGTACAGAGACTGTAAGTGCTTCCATTGTGTCAGTAC of the Tachypleus tridentatus isolate NWPU-2018 chromosome 13, ASM421037v1, whole genome shotgun sequence genome contains:
- the LOC143237238 gene encoding nudC domain-containing protein 3-like isoform X5 — translated: MGFPMGMAGKIVQKAFKKYCDIAMENDAQQLKKNQVLKESEIPLPVATVEVVTSEQGEDKLRETNAAKSHRGKVIQTSEKKNIELTQTDFQKNAESYNGAIRNNYSWAQTIKDLDVRVKVPQNVILGKSVKVDIKPNSLTVRVLNEEGWTTELDGELSFRINVEDSVWTLFPGEHVHVNLEKVQERFWESLMKDEPKIDLKEIDNSQPMEDLDEETQAKVNELLYNERQKQLGLPTSEQKKMENILKEAWDKEGSPFRGQPFDPSTVNISNPGDLFKT
- the LOC143237238 gene encoding nudC domain-containing protein 3-like isoform X4, giving the protein MGFPMGMAGKIVQKAFKKYCDIAMENDAQQLKKNQVLKESEIPLPVATVEVVTSEQGEDKLRETNAAKSHRGKVIQTSEKKNIELTQTDFQKNAESYNGAIRNNYSWAQTIKDLDVRVKQVPQNVILGKSVKVDIKPNSLTVRVLNEEGWTTELDGELSFRINVEDSVWTLFPGEHVHVNLEKVQERFWESLMKDEPKIDLKEIDNSQPMEDLDEETQAKVNELLYNERQKQLGLPTSEQKKMENILKEAWDKEGSPFRGQPFDPSTVNISNPGDLFKT